The DNA sequence ATTTCTTTTATAAATAAGCTTTTTATttgagaaattaaataaaattcaaatatttaaaaacCATTTTTCTagtgaagaaagaaaaaacgACGATGTAAGAGATTATATAAGCACCAAAATTAAAATCTTAGAATTTTTGAATTGGGAAGAGACCAATTATCTATATAGcttctttatttttaaaaatttttaaaatttattattaatgctCTATAAATATagagtattatattttatatatatttaattattttttatatatttttttatatgtaaatattagcactatatatttgaaataaattaacaaagtGAGACTCAATTTAGAAAAACTATCAGAATTGTGAAGCGAGTGTCAATAATAAAAAGCTTCATATTaacgaaaaaatataaagtgtttttaattttgtaactgATAAATGTAACGATGTGATAGTATTTTAATTAGTGAATGGTGAGACAcgataataataaagaataggGTTTTTGTATATCCTCAAATAGCACCTTAATTAGGAAAGTTACAAAAATTGAAACTTATATTTGCTACCTAATATAACatgcacacacacacacacaatcaCTTGCATAAAAGCATGGCAATTTGTCACGCATTATAAATGGACTTTCGCTGTCCAAAGGAGTCAGAACAagtcatgatatatatattatatacatcaTTTTGTTGGTGGTAGGCATAACTATACTTGGAAGCTTAGTTTTGCTTGTATTGAGGAGCATTTTGTTTTCTTACACAAGACAACTTTCTTCTTTGTTTGGACTTCATTCTTTTAAAATTTCCCAATGTTATTATCAAATACAAAAAAGATATTCTCAAATTTATATGATGGTTCATTGCTTGTGGGCAACAATTCTTCCCATTTGTCTAAACTCTAATGCTTTCCCACCTTTTTCCATCTTTTATAGTGACATGTCCAAATCCACACATATCCTTTGATACACTTATCCATTTCTATTATTCTTTGCAAAGGCCAAAGAGTATTTCACTAATTAATATGGAAATTCTACTATGATATCACTAATAACTTAATTGTGGGTAGTTCTATTAATGCATGTCTACTTTTCTACTCTTATTGAACAATACTCCTATTTGTATTACCAATGACAATGAGTTGTATGAAATGCATTCCTTTATAAATACATAGAAGTAATCTCACCAGTCCGGTATATATTAgctaaaatacattttttttacacTGTTGCAGTAACTTCTCCATATATACATGTTatctgttttctaatttttttttaataatacatCTATTGCAATTACTTAtacatattattaaaataaaaattaaatgtaaaataataatttaaaatgccAATTATTGATACATTATGATGTGTAGAGATGTTATTAGAGTGTTCTTTAACTAATATGATATGTAAACTTCAGAGTATTTAATGGCAGACCTAAAAATTGAGggggtgtaattttttttttaagagacTTGAATTATTGATCTCTATTATATATGTGTAAGataacttaattattatacTAAAGCTAATAGTATACTTATATACATCACCATtacttataaattatttttaataaggcgACTTCCCCCCGCCTTAGTGTAGGTCTATCCCTAAAAGTATTACTATatgaaaatagtttttttttttattattattgagaaAATAGCGGTAATTTTTCGAGAATGTCGAGCTTAAGGACTATAACTACAATTTTTCGAGATTGAAACTTATCAAGTAAATCTTTTCGGGACTTATCTGcagcaaaataattttttttagatttatgcCTTAGTTTAATATCAACACGTTATAGTTTAAAGAGAAATTAatgagtttgttaaaaaaagaataatagaCTTACAAGAATCTTAAACTTATATACTATTACCGTTattgtttaaaattaaaaacttatctatatcaaaataaaatttttaaagacTTCTActgtaattttctatttttatttgaaaagaattttagaattatttcacaaatacaaaaaaattgtaaaaatgcgattttacagaattttaaatatttttacgattttatttatagaaaatgcggtctttttatgttgtatatattcttgttaatttgttgttgatttgttattatatgtatgttattttttgttgttgttttgatgttattttcatgttaattttatgtagtttttttattatttttcgtattattatttttgtgaaaaatagtaaaaatgtaaaaaaagatatctttaaacgtaaaaataattttttttttttataaaagaatagtatcttatgtaattattctaaGGATTTTAGTATTTTTCACTCCAGCAAAATGAAAAGGATTCTGGTATAAAGACACAACTTATGGACTAATAAGAATGTCGAGTTTAGGGATTATAActataatttttcgaaattaaaatttattaaagtaaatttttttagaatttatgtgcatcaaaatatatatttttttttaaatttatgtcCCAATTTAAGATTAACATgttatattttagaaaaattaacaaatcttaaaaaaaaaaaaaagactaataGAATTACAAGAATTTTGAACTTATATactattatcattattttttaatataaaaacttatctgtatataaataaaatttttaaaaaattttactgTAATTTTCTACTTTTATTTGAAAAGGATTTTGGTATAAAGACACAAAGTTTAATTTCTTTCCAAAGCGAGCAGTGTGGGGCATGCTGAGGCAGCCAAAACGACACCCGAAATTTGTTGCCACGTAAGCATTCGGTTGTAACGCCAGTCAGTGAGTAAAAACTGTAAAACAAAAATTTCCCGTCGTTTTCCCAAACCACTTTCACCCACGCCTCTCATCACCGTTTATCATGAAATTTAACGGTGGTAATTCATAGCATATGAATTTCCGATTCTACCCCGAATCACAGCACGGAAATGCATTCAGACATTGTGACCTCACCTGATCACCATTCACCACCGCCTTAACTTTTCGGAGTTCCGAGAAAACGAGAACAGCGTGTGTGTTGTCGTTTAAACGGGTTTTGAGTTTAACCCATCCACCCATATCGACGGTTAAAGACAAATCCTTCGTCAGAATCCAAATTTGACGGCTCAGATTAAAAGTTCAACAACCTTGCTTTATCTCAATAGCTGGGCCCCGCTGGTCCACGCCTTGACAGGTAGCTTTCTAGTCTCTTTCTCCATTTTCTCTTCGTTTAAATTCCCAGTATTCTTCCCTTCTCTTCGCCAACTTTGCTCAACGCCGCAAATAATCTGTGAGTAATGCCTTTGGGCCTCTTTCAATATTCATTTTGTGCTAATgtcttcttctaattttttctcCTATGCTTTCAATGTTGTTTTTCTCACATTTTCAGTTATTTTGGCTAATTAAGTGTCCTTTATGTTTGGTGCATGTTTTCCTTTTCTGgaaactttttaaatattttgttaaacggGGTAGGTTTTGTTATCCATGCAGGCTTGATGTTGTTTGTTCTTTAATGTTTTATCCATTAAAGTTCCatttttttgtaagaaaaaacATGCAGCTTAGTTCGCTTGATGTTTTGTTTTGTCCCATCtgaaaatttcttttttattttttattttaagaaataaaGTTGGGATTTTTATCATTGAAACGAATGAGAAAGGTTCACTAAGCCAGTGAAAGGAAAGGTATGTTATTTGGGTTTGGGGCCGTTCTTCATTCATTCATATATTTATGAATGTATCATGTATGTTTATATTTAATGTTATGTTGTTGGTCTACAAAACCCAGTTTTTGATTTCAAGCTATCTTGAAGTAAATGTGGCTACCATTTTGTTTTCCATTTTTCCTGTTTAAATTTGTTATTCTTCAGTAATAATGTAGCATCTGCTTAcatattttaattgattttttttttcttgttcgtTTATTGATTGGGATCATAGGTAACCATGGGAACAAACATTAGTGCAATTGTGTTATCTCTCCTCGTTTCCACACTGTTATTCTCTCTCGTGTCATCTGTATCCAATGAAGGTTTGCTTAGAATTGGACTGAAAAAGGTGAAACAGGATGCCAATATCAGGACTGCTGCACAGCTTGATTCTAAGAAGGCAGAGGCTTTGAGGGCTTCCATTAGAAAGTATCATCTAGGTAGTGAGAATCTTGGAGACTCTGCGGATGCTGATATTGTTTCATTAAAAAACTACTTGGATGCTCAATACTATGGTGAGATTGGAATTGGTAGCCCTCCTCAGAAGTTCACTGTCATTTTTGACACAGGAAGCTCTAATCTATGGGTTCCATCAGCAAAGTGCTATTTCTCTGTGAGATATCAAACTCATTGTTATTAACCAAATATTATTTCTGTATATTTAGAGACATTTATTGGAGGCCATGTAGTTAGTTATTATGATTTTGTACTTCACTTTTCTGCAGATTGCTTGCTATTTCCATGCCAAGTATAGATCAAGCCAATCGACAACATACAGGAAAAATGGTTTGATTTCTGCCTTTGTATGATTTTTTCCATATGGATTTGCAAACTATCTCTTATTGTGATTTAGCCAGTTAGTCAAGACATAAGCTTTACTCTCCCTGCTTCCATATATTATGCAGGGAAACCTGCTTCCATTCAGTATGGGAGTGGAGCCGTTTCAGGTTTTTTTAGCTATGATGATGTTAAAGTAGGTGACCTAGTTGTAAAGGATCAGGTAATCTTTATGTTTTTCATCATAGAATCTGTTCTTTATATAATCCACATTATGCTGTATTGACATTGTTGTATAATGTCAGGAATTTATTGAGACAACTGCGGAACCTGGTGTCACATTTCTGGTTGCCAAGTTTGATGGGCTATTGGGGCTTGGATTTCAAGAGATTTCAGTAGGAGATTCTGTTCCAGTGTGGTAAGCAGTtacatttgttttatttattttatttaacctGGACACTTGGTGAACTTATTTTATGGACCAAACTGCGGAAATGAGCgagttttgttgttgttgttcttagGTATAACATGCTTAAGCAAGGTCTTGTCAAGGAACCTGTGTTTTCCTTCTGGCTCAATCGTAACAcacaagaagaagaaggaggtgAAATTGTGTTTGGTGGTGTTGATCCAAAACACTTCAAAGGAAAGCACACTTACGTGCCTGTATCACGAAAAGGATATTGGCAGGTAAGTCAAACCTTGTCCATCCAaactgttttttcttttttcttttcaaacacACACTGCTTAATCGTTACACTCTTTTGCTAGTTTGACATGGGTGATGTTCTTATTGGTGGTAAACCGACTGGTacatcctctctctctctctctccgtaACTGTGATGCTTAGTCACTTTTAGTCTATGTCTGTTGTTGCATTTTTCACTCGAAGTGCACTGTTTTTCAGGATACTGCGGTAGTGGCTGTTCAGCTATTGCTGATTCTGGAACTTCTCTGTTGGCTGGTCCAACGGTATGTATTTTtgtctagtttttttttttcatcttattttttGCTTCACGAATAATATTATAAGTTCGAAGTGAAATTAAGAATGAAAACAGAAACTCTTATCAACTTATCTTTGAAGAATAGATTAAAAGTTATGTGTATATGCTTAGGCTTCATACTGACATAATTTCTCTATGTTAACTTGTAGAGTGTGATTACCATGATCAACCATGCCATTGGCGCCTCTGGAGTTGTTAGTAAGGAGTGCAAAGCTGTGGTTCAACAGTATGGACAAAACATTATAGATTTGCTTTTGGCACAGGTTATAACAACCTCTGTTTTATTTTAAGATGTAACTTATTCATCCACATAACTATTTCAATAGGCTATGTAGATTATTAGAGTTAGTGTATTTTAGCTATGTACTATTTTTGTCTGACTTACTCTATTGTCTTGACAGGTGGGATCTAAGAAGGTCTGCTCCCAAATTGGATTGTGCACCTTTGATGGTACTAAAGGTGTAAGGTCAGTATTAAATTGCGTAATGTTTTCATATGttttttatttctgtttttcATCCTTGTAATGTCGTCGCTTTAAGTAAATTTGAATGTATACATCAATAGCTGTGCTTTGTAGTTCTACTTATGTAACACACTATCCCGACATAAGGCGGTGTACTTACTAGTTACTGTCATTGTGTTAATATAGTGTTGGCATTGAGAGTGTGGTGGATGAGAAGAATGGCAAGTTTTCCAGCGGTCTTGGTGATGCCTCGTGCTCTGTTTGTGAGATGGCAGTTGTGTGGATGCAAAACCAGTTAATGCAAAATCAGACACAAGAGCGCATACTGAACTATGTCGATGAGGTGAAGTGAATTCTATGATCTCTCTTTCAATGTTTTGTTATGAACATCACTTGTGGCTGACTCAAATTTTGTTTTACTATCCCAGCTCTGTGACAGAATGCCAAGTGCTAATGGAGAATCAGCTGTTGACTGTGGACGCCTGTCTTCCATGCCCAAAATTTCTTTTACCATTGGTGGTAAAGTCTTTGACCTGCTACCAGAACAGGTATGGCAGCTTCTCCTCCTGTTGTAGTGAAATATGTTCCCCATTCATTATTAGAGAAATTGATGTATTAAGGAGAGTTTCAAATTTACTTTCCAAAGGATATGCTTACGTTTCTTTTCAACTATATTTTGTTTCTACTTCTAACTTGTTTGaattaaatatgaacttttgttttgtttttttccctggATGGTATAAATCAGTACATACTGAAGGTGGGTGAGGGTGCTCAAGCTCAGTGCATCAGCGGCTTCACCGGTTTGGATGTTCCTCCTCCTCGTGGACCTCTTTGGTATTGTTATATTTCTCATCACTGAATAATCCCCATGTTAAAGTTTAGTGGTTAATTTGTTTTTATGATTctcatttcattttttttgacCCGATGTAGGATTTTGGGAGATATCTTCATGGGTCGGTATCACACCGTCTTTGATTATGGCAAATTAAGAGTTGGGTTTGCAGAGGCAGCATAagaaatccttttttttttccaatgaaTAATAACCTTTGTTTAGTATCTGTTGTGTACCTTTGAAAACATGATTGATGAGGTTGATGGGTGGAGTGTTTAAGATGTTTGGTCTTTGGATGAATATAGTGCCTGTAAATATGTATGTTTGGAGTTTGGTTGTCTCTTTTTATCAATACATATTTAAAAGATGGAGTTTGAATGGAGGTACCTTAAGCTGTGCATTATATTCTActctaatatgaattctctctctctctctgtctcatACACACACACATCACCTGTAAAAGGTAGACATTTCCTATCAAACCCAAAAGATTGCTTGATAATGAAGATGCATTGATTTGTCTTCAATTCTTATTACAGACACTCATAGCAAATTCAACTTTTTAATTAGCTTAATGAATAATAGCCAGTCTTGTCTTATGTATTGACACGATTAAACAATGTATACTCAATAATATATTCGAGgcaatatatatatgatttggATTATTGAGTGGAtgaatagaattaataaatGATGGTATCAAATAAGGATGTTATTCGGAAGTGGTTACGTGAAAAGACTATTCGATGCTTAAGATATACAGTGTTCTCATTATCACAACAATACAatcaatttttttgttataagaaaaaacaagaaaaaaaatgttttttattcaatttatggAGATTCTATAACTTATCAAATTACATATTAAATTGATGTTCTGACTTCTGATTTATTTCTAAGTTAAGCAATACAGATACTCGTTTAGTATAATAACATGGATTCAAATCCTTCTCCAAATATTAATGACATAAATTGGTGCCTAATTGACTGATTTTGATGAATtaatatctaaattaatttatttaacatAAATTGAGTTCAACAGTATAGAATCAATttgatgagttttttttttttcagcaaaGTCCACCAGATGATTGGATACTggatactttttttattttatttttcaattttacgtACAAGTTAAAACAAGCTTCTACTTcgtctttcttttttttctgaCATCTGGAATGGGGATTCTAAGAATACCTTTTTAaattacaatttaaataattacaaaaatacagatGAGCATAAACGTAAATACATAAGTTatttttctgtattttttttttacaaatttgcaaacaaattaaaaaaatataactaaagtTTACAAATTTGTAACCAAATGTAAAAGTTTATAACTATATGTTACACTTTATAAACCATTTTTTATAACTGAAGTTACAAATTTGTAATAGAGTTTAAAAGTTTAtacaactatattttttttttctataaatcacactaaacataacatttatttaattaccAAATCAGATCACTAAACAAATCAGATCACTTAATTTTGTTTTCATTAATAATTGAAATCTGAACAATTTTTGTATACAAAAGTCATTAGTTAATTTTATTCTCGTCAGAAGAACATGAGATAAATAATTTCAATCAAAAATCAAACCCATacttacatacatatatatacaattaatttatttaaataccatgatcaattttagcattcctaacAAACACCACTTAATTTGTTCATCTCATCATCTTCCTATTAAATCATATCAAAACCATACCTGATGCGATGCCTTAGAATGGGTCGACTGGCCGGAGGTAGAGAGACAAAGAgcgagagaaaaatagagagataaTTAAATACTTAACTTTAATTTCCGGTTgcaaataaatatctaagtttaatttttggcggtaataatacctaagttatatttctgaAACTTTTGTAGGTACCTGCTGGCTGTTAATTAGTGTTAAGTAAATTGGCACATGACAATTCATGATT is a window from the Cannabis sativa cultivar Pink pepper isolate KNU-18-1 chromosome 1, ASM2916894v1, whole genome shotgun sequence genome containing:
- the LOC115707726 gene encoding aspartic proteinase isoform X1, giving the protein MFSFSGNFLNILLNGVTMGTNISAIVLSLLVSTLLFSLVSSVSNEGLLRIGLKKVKQDANIRTAAQLDSKKAEALRASIRKYHLGSENLGDSADADIVSLKNYLDAQYYGEIGIGSPPQKFTVIFDTGSSNLWVPSAKCYFSIACYFHAKYRSSQSTTYRKNGKPASIQYGSGAVSGFFSYDDVKVGDLVVKDQEFIETTAEPGVTFLVAKFDGLLGLGFQEISVGDSVPVWYNMLKQGLVKEPVFSFWLNRNTQEEEGGEIVFGGVDPKHFKGKHTYVPVSRKGYWQFDMGDVLIGGKPTGYCGSGCSAIADSGTSLLAGPTSVITMINHAIGASGVVSKECKAVVQQYGQNIIDLLLAQVGSKKVCSQIGLCTFDGTKGVSVGIESVVDEKNGKFSSGLGDASCSVCEMAVVWMQNQLMQNQTQERILNYVDELCDRMPSANGESAVDCGRLSSMPKISFTIGGKVFDLLPEQYILKVGEGAQAQCISGFTGLDVPPPRGPLWILGDIFMGRYHTVFDYGKLRVGFAEAA
- the LOC115707726 gene encoding aspartic proteinase isoform X2, with translation MGTNISAIVLSLLVSTLLFSLVSSVSNEGLLRIGLKKVKQDANIRTAAQLDSKKAEALRASIRKYHLGSENLGDSADADIVSLKNYLDAQYYGEIGIGSPPQKFTVIFDTGSSNLWVPSAKCYFSIACYFHAKYRSSQSTTYRKNGKPASIQYGSGAVSGFFSYDDVKVGDLVVKDQEFIETTAEPGVTFLVAKFDGLLGLGFQEISVGDSVPVWYNMLKQGLVKEPVFSFWLNRNTQEEEGGEIVFGGVDPKHFKGKHTYVPVSRKGYWQFDMGDVLIGGKPTGYCGSGCSAIADSGTSLLAGPTSVITMINHAIGASGVVSKECKAVVQQYGQNIIDLLLAQVGSKKVCSQIGLCTFDGTKGVSVGIESVVDEKNGKFSSGLGDASCSVCEMAVVWMQNQLMQNQTQERILNYVDELCDRMPSANGESAVDCGRLSSMPKISFTIGGKVFDLLPEQYILKVGEGAQAQCISGFTGLDVPPPRGPLWILGDIFMGRYHTVFDYGKLRVGFAEAA